The Bacteroidales bacterium DNA segment ACACGGCACCCTTAAATGACCGATTTCATATTGGTTCTAATACTAAAGCAATGTCAGCGTTTATTCTAAAATAATTTGAAAATGAAAACCTTTAACAGTACTTTTTTAATACGTTTCGCATTAGTAACTATTTTCTTATCACACAGTTTACATGGAATATTTATCAGAAATGATGTGAATGATTTTGGCAATTTGTTTTTAAATCAAATTGGGTTTGCTCCCTTTGGAGTTTTTATTGCTTGGACAACAGTAATTTCTCAAATAATCACTTCATTGTTTTTATTGGCAGACAAATACACAAAAATTGCATCAATCATCAATATTCTAATTTTAATATCCGGAATTGTAACAGTTCATCTTAAAGAGGGTTGGTTTGTCGTTGGTGCCGGAAGAAACGGAATGGAATTTAGCTTCGTGCTAATTTTCATGTTACTAACTTTAATATTTTCAAACAATCAAAACCAACATAAACATAAATGAAGCAACGTTTTAAAAAGATAGGACATCTTAGTAAGTAACAATATCAATTAAAACGTT contains these protein-coding regions:
- a CDS encoding DoxX family membrane protein, which encodes MKTFNSTFLIRFALVTIFLSHSLHGIFIRNDVNDFGNLFLNQIGFAPFGVFIAWTTVISQIITSLFLLADKYTKIASIINILILISGIVTVHLKEGWFVVGAGRNGMEFSFVLIFMLLTLIFSNNQNQHKHK